A section of the Triticum dicoccoides isolate Atlit2015 ecotype Zavitan chromosome 7A, WEW_v2.0, whole genome shotgun sequence genome encodes:
- the LOC119333672 gene encoding cytochrome P450 93A3-like, whose translation MEMALAARDLFTPAGTSVPLLLLVTGLTAVLYVVTRRRTGGLRLPPSPFGLPILGHLHLLMPLPHQALHRLAERHGPLLYLRLGSVPCIAACSPDAAREVLKTHEAAFLDRPKPTAVHRLTYGGQDFSFSAYGPFWRFMKKACVHELLAGRTLDRLSHVRREEVVRLVVSMGQSAAKGKPVDVDAALMGLTGDIVSRMVMSRRWTGDDNDTEEMRSVVAETAVVTGTFNLQDYIGVFKNWDVQGLGKRIDAVHRKFDAMMEKILTARDAKRRQQRESANSEDGGEGEAKDILDILFDMHEDDAAEMPLSRDNIKAFMLDIFAAGTDTTAITVEWALSELINNPDVLRKAQEEMDAVVGKDRLADESDIPNLPYLQAVAKETLRLHPTGPLVVRQCPEQCKVSGYDVPAGATVFVNVWAIGRDPSCWPEPLEFRPERFLEGGTNAGTDVRGQHFHMLPFGSGRRICPGASLAMLVVQAALAAMVQCFEWRPAGGASKVDMEEGPGLTLPRKHPLVCAVAPRLHPLPLP comes from the exons ATGGAGATGGCGCTGGCAGCACGAGACCTGTTCACTCCCGCCGGCACCAGCGTACCGCTCCTCCTGCTCGTCACCGGCCTCACCGCCGTCCTGTACGTCGTGACCCGGCGCAGGACCGGCGGGCTACGCCTCCCGCCTAGCCCATTCGGCCTGCCCATCCTcggccacctccacctcctcatgcCGCTGCCGCACCAGGCGCTGCACCGCCTGGCCGAGCGCCACGGCCCGCTCCTCTACCTCCGTCTCGGCTCCGTGCCCTGCATCGCTGCCTGCTCCCCGGACGCCGCCCGCGAGGTGCTCAAGACCCACGAGGCCGCGTTCCTGGACCGCCCCAAGCCGACGGCGGTGCACCGCCTCACCTACGGCGGCCAGGACTTCTCCTTCTCCGCGTACGGGCCCTTCTGGCGCTTCATGAAGAAGGCCTGCGTGCACGAGCTCCTCGCGGGCCGCACCCTCGACCGCCTCAGCCACGTCCGCCGCGAGGAGGTCGTGCGCCTCGTGGTCTCCATGGGGCAGAGCGCGGCCAAGGGCAAGCCCGTGGACGTGGACGCCGCGCTAATGGGCCTGACCGGCGATATCGTCTCGCGGATGGTGATGAGCCGGCGGTGGACCGGCGACGACAACGACACCGAGGAGATGCGGAGCGTGGTCGCGGAGACGGCCGTGGTCACGGGCACGTTCAACCTGCAGGACTACATCGGCGTGTTCAAGAACTGGGACGTGCAGGGCCTCGGCAAGCGCATCGACGCCGTGCACCGAAAATTCGATGCCATGATGGAGAAGATACTCACGGCAAGGGACGCCAAGCGGCGGCAGCAACGCGAGTCTGCCAACTccgaggacggcggcgagggggaggCGAAGGACATTCTTGACATACTGTTCGACATGCACGAAGACGACGCCGCCGAGATGCCGCTCTCCAGGGACAACATCAAGGCTTTCATGCTG GACATCTTCGCGGCGGGGACGGACACGACGGCCATCACGGTGGAGTGGGCGCTGTCGGAGCTGATCAACAACCCGGACGTTCTCCGGAAGGCGCAGGAGGAGATGGACGCGGTGGTCGGAAAGGACCGGCTCGCCGACGAGTCGGACATCCCAAACCTGCCGTACCTACAGGCCGTGGCCAAGGAGACACTGCGGCTTCACCCGACGGGCCCGCTGGTGGTGCGGCAGTGCCCGGAGCAGTGCAAGGTGAGCGGGTACGACGTGCCGGCCGGCGCGACGGTGTTCGTGAACGTATGGGCCATCGGGCGCGACCCGTCGTGCTGGCCGGAGCCGCTGGAGTTCCGGCCGGAGAGGTTCTTGGAGGGGGGCACGAACGCCGGGACGGACGTGCGCGGGCAGCACTTCCACATGCTGCCGTTCGGGTCCGGGCGGCGGATCTGCCCCGGCGCGTCGCTGGCCATGCTGGTGGTGCAGGCGGCGCTGGCCGCCATGGTGCAGTGCTTCGAGTGGCGGCCCGCGGGCGGCGCTTCCAAGGTGGACATGGAGGAGGGGCCCGGGCTGACGCTGCCGCGGAAGCACCCGCTCGTCTGCGCCGTCGCGCCGCGGCTCCACCCGCTGCCGCTGCCCTGA